Proteins co-encoded in one Streptomyces roseochromogenus subsp. oscitans DS 12.976 genomic window:
- a CDS encoding phosphotransferase family protein, producing MSADHPPGLDLDRLRALLDRERPGLVTGPLSGRLIEGGRSNLTYAVSDGTARWVVRRPPLGHVLATAHDMKREHRVISALHPTRVPVPRPVWLCEDEEVLGAPFYVMEFVEGTPYRTAQQLTPLGAERTRNAVLSLVDTLVELHAVDPAEVGLADFGRPEGFLDRQLRRWGKQLDASRNRELAGIDELHAALGRALPASPAPAVVHGDYRLDNVLIGEDDQIKAILDWEMSTLGDPLTDLGLLVMYSQPLGMADSPVSTTAEAPGHPSPQELIERYAARSGRDVSDVSWYTAFAWFKLAVILEGIHYRYTLGQTVGRGFDRIGDLVPVFIDHGLTVLQEG from the coding sequence ATGAGCGCCGACCACCCGCCCGGACTCGACCTGGACCGGCTGCGCGCCCTGCTCGACCGCGAGCGCCCCGGTCTGGTGACCGGCCCCCTCTCCGGCCGGCTGATCGAGGGCGGACGGTCGAACCTCACCTACGCGGTGTCCGACGGCACCGCGCGGTGGGTCGTACGACGGCCCCCACTCGGCCATGTGCTGGCCACCGCGCACGACATGAAGCGCGAACACCGTGTGATCAGCGCCCTGCACCCGACGCGGGTGCCGGTCCCCCGCCCCGTGTGGCTGTGTGAGGACGAAGAGGTGCTCGGGGCGCCGTTCTACGTCATGGAGTTCGTCGAGGGCACCCCGTACCGCACCGCCCAGCAGCTCACCCCGCTCGGTGCGGAGCGCACCCGGAACGCGGTGCTGTCCCTGGTGGACACGCTGGTCGAGCTGCACGCGGTGGATCCCGCCGAGGTGGGCCTCGCGGACTTCGGCCGGCCCGAGGGCTTCCTGGACCGGCAGCTGCGCCGCTGGGGCAAGCAGCTGGACGCCTCCCGCAACCGCGAGCTGGCCGGCATCGACGAGCTGCACGCGGCTCTCGGACGCGCCCTGCCCGCCTCCCCCGCGCCCGCCGTCGTCCACGGCGACTACCGGCTGGACAACGTGCTCATCGGCGAGGACGACCAGATCAAGGCGATCCTCGACTGGGAGATGTCCACCCTCGGCGATCCGCTCACCGACCTGGGCCTGCTGGTGATGTACAGCCAGCCGCTGGGCATGGCGGACTCCCCCGTATCCACCACCGCCGAGGCCCCGGGACACCCCTCCCCGCAGGAGCTGATCGAGCGGTACGCCGCGCGCTCGGGGCGCGACGTGTCCGACGTCTCCTGGTACACGGCGTTCGCCTGGTTCAAGCTCGCCGTGATCCTGGAGGGCATCCACTACCGGTACACGCTGGGCCAGACGGTCGGGCGCGGCTTCGACCGGATCGGCGATCTCGTACCCGTCTTCATCGACCACGGACTGACCGTTCTTCAGGAAGGCTGA
- a CDS encoding DUF202 domain-containing protein: protein MGGVSAAGRDPGLQPERTRLAWRRTTLSAAAAAVLAVRTALHGGASAAGVAACALCCLLFLGFLGVAHRRIRALAAVPRPAALAPRHATAAVLYAVGLVVCAVILVV from the coding sequence ATGGGCGGGGTGAGCGCGGCCGGGCGCGATCCGGGGCTGCAACCGGAGCGCACCCGGCTGGCCTGGCGGCGTACGACCCTGTCGGCCGCCGCGGCCGCCGTACTCGCCGTCCGGACCGCTCTGCACGGTGGCGCCTCGGCCGCCGGCGTCGCCGCCTGCGCGCTGTGCTGTCTGCTCTTCCTGGGCTTCCTCGGGGTGGCCCACCGCCGGATCCGCGCCCTCGCCGCCGTTCCCCGGCCGGCCGCGCTGGCCCCCCGCCATGCGACGGCGGCGGTGCTCTACGCGGTGGGCCTGGTGGTGTGCGCCGTGATCCTGGTCGTTTAG
- a CDS encoding YidH family protein, which yields MSEFVRNIRLWFAPELVRDEGGTPDYRFSLANERTFLAWLRTALALIGGGFAVDQFLPALPWAWRVGLALALLGAGVLCSLRAVNHWVRCERAMRRGEDLPASRFPALLSLVIAVVAVVMVVVVLAGWAG from the coding sequence GTGAGCGAATTCGTACGGAACATCCGGCTGTGGTTCGCGCCGGAGCTGGTGCGGGACGAGGGCGGCACGCCCGACTACCGGTTCTCGCTGGCCAACGAGCGCACCTTTCTGGCCTGGCTGCGGACCGCGCTCGCGCTGATCGGCGGTGGATTCGCGGTGGACCAGTTCCTGCCGGCGCTGCCGTGGGCCTGGCGGGTCGGGCTCGCGCTGGCACTCCTGGGCGCCGGTGTGCTGTGCTCCCTGCGTGCGGTGAACCACTGGGTGCGTTGCGAGCGGGCGATGCGGCGCGGCGAGGACCTGCCGGCGTCGCGGTTCCCGGCACTGCTGAGCCTGGTCATCGCGGTCGTGGCCGTGGTGATGGTCGTGGTGGTGCTGGCCGGATGGGCGGGGTGA
- a CDS encoding NUDIX domain-containing protein — protein sequence MNPADEILDVVDENDQVVAQYPRGEVYARGLRHRCVFIQARDGAGRLFVHRRTAIKLVFPALYDMFVGGVVGAGESYDEAALREAEEELGVTGLPRPAHLFKFLYDDRAGNSWWSAVYEVRCDLPVRPQAEEVQWYDFLAEDEVERRLGTWEWVPDGLAAYERLKAFRDGR from the coding sequence ATGAACCCTGCTGACGAGATCCTCGACGTCGTCGACGAGAACGACCAGGTCGTCGCCCAGTACCCGCGCGGCGAGGTGTACGCCCGCGGGCTGCGCCACCGCTGCGTGTTCATCCAGGCCCGGGACGGGGCCGGCCGGCTCTTCGTGCACCGGCGCACGGCCATCAAGCTGGTCTTCCCGGCCCTGTACGACATGTTCGTCGGCGGGGTCGTCGGGGCGGGTGAGTCCTACGACGAGGCCGCGCTGCGGGAGGCCGAGGAGGAGCTGGGGGTGACGGGCCTGCCCCGGCCGGCGCACCTGTTCAAGTTCCTGTACGACGACAGGGCCGGGAACAGCTGGTGGTCGGCGGTGTACGAGGTGCGCTGCGACCTGCCCGTACGGCCTCAGGCGGAGGAGGTCCAGTGGTACGACTTCCTGGCCGAGGACGAGGTCGAGCGGCGGCTCGGCACATGGGAGTGGGTGCCGGACGGGCTGGCGGCGTACGAGCGGCTGAAGGCGTTCCGGGACGGCCGGTGA
- a CDS encoding DMT family transporter — MSVLVLLLAVSAACCLGFGFVLQQNAAQKAPLSDFLSFRLLLDLMRVPRWLGGLGLMIAGMVLGASALGKGEISLVEPLLATNLLFALALSRYQTKQPLGRQGWAGLLLLAGGVSAFITAGEPGAGHAVSDPLRHWLIIGAMVGAALVLTTYGKRSRLSWGPVLLATAAGLLYGVQDALTRVSGTRFSEGGFTELFTGWQPYGVLVCGATGLLLVQSAFETAPLRMSLPALTAAEPLAGILCGVGFLGDRLRTDTGALAWEAAGLAAVVAGIVLLGLHPAMPCGTAEAEPSARDLQRR, encoded by the coding sequence GTGTCCGTTCTGGTTCTCCTTCTCGCCGTGAGTGCGGCCTGCTGTCTGGGCTTCGGGTTCGTGCTCCAGCAGAACGCCGCACAGAAGGCACCGCTCAGCGACTTCCTGTCCTTCCGGCTGCTGCTGGACCTGATGCGGGTGCCGCGCTGGCTGGGCGGGCTCGGCCTGATGATCGCCGGCATGGTGCTCGGCGCGAGCGCCCTCGGCAAGGGCGAGATCTCCCTGGTCGAACCGCTGCTCGCGACCAACCTCCTGTTCGCGCTCGCCCTCTCCCGGTACCAGACCAAGCAGCCCCTGGGCCGTCAGGGCTGGGCGGGGCTGCTGCTGCTCGCGGGCGGGGTGAGCGCGTTCATCACGGCGGGCGAACCAGGCGCCGGCCACGCCGTCTCCGATCCCCTGCGGCACTGGCTGATCATCGGCGCGATGGTCGGCGCGGCCCTGGTGCTCACGACGTACGGCAAGCGCTCCCGGCTGAGCTGGGGCCCGGTGTTACTGGCCACGGCGGCCGGGCTGCTGTACGGCGTGCAGGACGCGCTGACCCGGGTGAGCGGCACCCGGTTCTCCGAAGGCGGCTTCACCGAGCTGTTCACCGGCTGGCAGCCGTACGGCGTGCTGGTGTGCGGGGCCACCGGGCTGCTTCTGGTGCAGAGCGCGTTCGAGACGGCGCCGCTGCGCATGTCGCTGCCCGCGCTGACCGCCGCCGAGCCGCTCGCCGGGATCCTGTGCGGCGTCGGCTTCCTCGGCGACCGGCTGCGCACCGATACCGGGGCGCTGGCCTGGGAGGCGGCCGGGCTCGCGGCCGTGGTCGCGGGCATCGTGCTGCTCGGGCTGCATCCGGCGATGCCGTGCGGCACGGCCGAGGCGGAGCCGTCGGCCCGGGACCTCCAGCGCCGCTGA
- a CDS encoding molybdopterin-dependent oxidoreductase — protein MNSEQSEEQDGKPVGRRVFLGTLGLGALGVVTAPVLQRGLEGFLGSVAGKDPTGLTGLLPNGGGFRYYSVAASVPHKNATDYQLKIDGLVDRPRTYTLADLRALPQTRLVKDVQCVTGWRVPGTPFQGVRLSHLLDLAGVRGTAKAISFTCFDGTYTESLTLDQARRPDILVALRMQDKDISYEHGGPVRLYVAPMYFYKSAKWLSGITVTDRVEPGYWENLGYDVDAWVGKSNGRTDVPTS, from the coding sequence GTGAACTCTGAACAATCCGAGGAACAGGACGGCAAACCCGTCGGCCGCCGCGTCTTCCTCGGCACGCTCGGCCTGGGCGCGCTCGGCGTCGTCACCGCGCCTGTGCTGCAGCGCGGCCTGGAGGGCTTCCTCGGCAGCGTCGCAGGCAAGGACCCCACGGGTCTGACCGGCCTGCTGCCCAACGGCGGCGGCTTCCGCTACTACTCCGTCGCCGCGTCGGTGCCCCACAAGAACGCCACGGACTACCAGCTGAAGATCGACGGCCTGGTCGACCGGCCGCGCACCTACACCCTCGCCGATCTGCGCGCCCTGCCGCAGACCCGGCTGGTCAAGGACGTCCAGTGCGTGACCGGCTGGCGCGTCCCCGGCACCCCTTTCCAGGGCGTACGCCTCTCCCACCTGCTGGACCTGGCCGGGGTTCGCGGCACCGCGAAGGCGATCAGCTTCACCTGCTTCGACGGCACCTACACCGAGAGCCTCACCCTCGACCAGGCCCGCCGCCCGGACATCCTGGTGGCCCTGCGCATGCAGGACAAGGACATCTCCTACGAACACGGCGGCCCGGTGCGCCTCTATGTCGCCCCCATGTACTTCTACAAGTCGGCCAAGTGGCTCTCCGGGATCACGGTCACCGACCGGGTCGAGCCCGGCTACTGGGAAAACCTCGGTTACGACGTCGACGCCTGGGTCGGCAAGTCGAATGGACGCACCGATGTCCCTACGAGCTGA
- a CDS encoding cytochrome b/b6 domain-containing protein — MSLRADTPAPPSARVHRFSRAERWVHRTTAALMGVCVATAAVLYIPQLAVMLGRRELVVRIHECAGLALPVPVLLGLASRAFRADLRYLNRFGPHDRLWLRAALVRDKRCSSRPAGKFNAGQKIYAAWIAGATLVMLGTGLLMWFTHLAPLMWRTSATFVHDWLALTIGVVLAGHIGMALGDPEARRGLRTGKVSREWADREHPLWRP; from the coding sequence ATGTCCCTACGAGCTGACACCCCGGCCCCGCCCAGCGCCCGTGTCCACCGCTTCAGCCGGGCCGAACGCTGGGTGCACCGCACCACGGCCGCGCTGATGGGCGTCTGCGTGGCCACGGCGGCCGTCCTCTACATCCCCCAGCTGGCGGTCATGCTCGGACGCCGGGAACTGGTCGTCCGCATCCACGAGTGCGCCGGGCTCGCGCTCCCCGTCCCGGTCCTGCTGGGCCTCGCTTCCCGCGCCTTCCGCGCCGACCTGCGCTACCTCAACCGCTTCGGCCCGCACGACCGGCTCTGGCTGCGCGCCGCGCTGGTCCGCGACAAGCGCTGCTCGTCCCGCCCCGCGGGCAAGTTCAACGCCGGACAGAAGATCTACGCCGCCTGGATCGCCGGTGCCACGCTGGTCATGCTCGGCACCGGCCTGCTGATGTGGTTCACCCATCTCGCCCCGCTGATGTGGCGCACCTCGGCGACCTTCGTCCACGACTGGCTCGCCCTCACGATCGGCGTGGTCCTGGCAGGCCACATCGGCATGGCACTCGGCGACCCGGAGGCGAGACGGGGCCTGCGCACGGGGAAGGTGAGCAGGGAGTGGGCGGACCGGGAACACCCCTTGTGGCGTCCCTGA